The Archocentrus centrarchus isolate MPI-CPG fArcCen1 chromosome 18 unlocalized genomic scaffold, fArcCen1 scaffold_23_ctg1, whole genome shotgun sequence genome contains a region encoding:
- the LOC115775152 gene encoding protein S100-A1-like → MTTKLQASICLLNDTFQTYAKEDGKQDTLSKSEVKKLLQQELPGLLSESKDQKVVDDLISGLDIDKDGEVDFIEFMILVASLSCAYRGQVPKKRE, encoded by the exons ATGACCACCAAACTACAGGCCTCCATATGTCTGCTGAACGACACCTTTCAAACGTATGCGAAAGAAGATGGAAAACAAGACACCCTGTCAAAATCTGAAGTCAAGAAACTGCTGCAACAGGAACTGCCTGGACTGCTCTCG GAATCAAAGGACCAAAAGGTGGTGGATGACCTTATCAGCGGTCTTGATATTGATAAAGATGGTGAGGTCGACTTCATAGAGTTCATGATCCTGGTAGCAAGCCTAAGTTGCGCCTACCGTGGACAAGTTCCAAAGAAGAGAGAGTAG